A part of Primulina eburnea isolate SZY01 chromosome 10, ASM2296580v1, whole genome shotgun sequence genomic DNA contains:
- the LOC140803674 gene encoding non-specific lipid-transfer protein 1-like has protein sequence MALKAMILIISIMVVVMCMAAPSNAQGISCQTVVDSLAPCETYLQQGGDVPTACCDGISSLYSAASTAADRKTVCQCLKTIAKAYDVNPQYAESLPASCNVDIPYPISYNTDCDT, from the coding sequence ATGGCGTTAAAAGCAATGATCTTGATCATTAGCATCATGGTGGTGGTAATGTGCATGGCAGCACCTTCGAATGCACAGGGCATAAGCTGCCAGACGGTGGTGGACAGCTTGGCGCCGTGCGAAACATACCTCCAGCAGGGTGGCGACGTGCCAACTGCATGCTGCGATGGCATTAGTTCTCTTTACAGCGCCGCTAGCACCGCAGCAGACCGCAAGACCGTCTGCCAGTGTTTGAAGACCATAGCAAAAGCTTATGATGTCAACCCTCAATATGCGGAAAGCCTGCCTGCCAGTTGCAACGTTGACATCCCCTATCCCATCAGCTACAACACCGACTGCGACACGTAA
- the LOC140803675 gene encoding non-specific lipid-transfer protein 1-like, with the protein MAAAMKGICILLVMSVLVAMAPGGEAQLQCGTVISYLHPCIPYVSRPQGPLGSCCSGVRGLYSTARTTRDRQSVCNCLKGVAKNHPEYDVSKAAALPGLCGVNVASKISLSTDCTKVS; encoded by the coding sequence ATGGCAGCAGCAATGAAGGGCATCTGCATTCTGCTCGTAATGTCGGTACTCGTGGCCATGGCTCCAGGTGGAGAGGCTCAGCTACAGTGCGGCACGGTGATTTCATACTTGCATCCATGCATCCCTTACGTAAGCCGCCCCCAAGGTCCTCTAGGCAGCTGCTGCAGCGGGGTTAGAGGCCTATACTCCACCGCGAGGACCACCAGAGACCGACAGAGCGTGTGCAACTGCCTCAAAGGTGTTGCAAAGAACCACCCTGAGTATGATGTCAGCAAAGCCGCTGCACTTCCTGGTCTGTGCGGCGTCAACGTTGCATCTAAGATCAGCCTTTCTACTGATTGCACGAAGGTGAGCTGA
- the LOC140842453 gene encoding non-specific lipid-transfer protein 2-like has protein sequence MVAAMKVMFLLSMLVLLAMAPGGEAQLGCGTVIQYLNPCIPYVMNTGPLGSCCSGVKGLYSAAKTTPDRQSVCTCLKGLAQNYAAYISKAASLPGLCHVSIPYAISPSTDCSKVK, from the coding sequence ATGGTAGCTGCAATGAAGGTTATGTTCCTTCTGTCAATGTTGGTACTCTTGGCCATGGCTCCCGGTGGAGAGGCTCAGCTCGGGTGCGGCACGGTGATCCAATACTTGAATCCTTGTATCCCCTATGTCATGAACACGGGTCCTCTGGGCAGCTGCTGCAGCGGGGTTAAAGGCCTATACTCCGCCGCAAAGACCACACCTGACCGGCAGAGCGTGTGCACCTGCCTCAAAGGTCTTGCACAGAACTACGCTGCATATATCAGCAAGGCCGCCTCACTCCCTGGCCTGTGCCACGTGAGCATTCCCTATGCGATAAGCCCTTCTACTGATTGCTCCAAGGTGAAGTGA
- the LOC140842454 gene encoding MACPF domain-containing protein CAD1-like yields MGENAAALHTAVNSVQALGRGFDVNYDTRLLYCKGIVGSKIVEIDEELTRNLYITEDLVVQNVSRDIKNSQEPRGRDGFGVCSYTEMVEYFNKMADLSGYTPIGSFNAAFSFTGSKHVDAAATKSLCMDGYFIPLAKIQLVKSPMVLNENVKRAVPTSWDPPALASFIENFGTHVITSVTIGGEDVIYVKQHLSSPLSMMEIKNYVQDIGNQRFSSTEGLASSGLLNFKDKGTDTSLFNSQGIYPQPASAAYLSGSSKEDVTVIFRRRGGDDVEQSHTQWARTVPSSPDVIEMSFFPITELLDGVRGKEHLSRAIALYLEYKPQIEELRYFLEFQVPRVWAPVQNLFPGQPRKEPVCPSLQFSMMGQKLYVSQEQVSVGRKPVTGMRLCLEGSKQNRLGIHLQHLVSLPKILLPYWDSHIAIGAPKWQGPEEQDSRWFEPVKWKKFSHVSTAPIENPETVISDLTGVFIVTGAQLGVWDFGPRNVLHMKLLYSRLPGCTVRRSLWDHVPNDKSIKHSSMKNQDESSSSSGKNYVGNELAKFIDMSEMRKGPEDSPGHWLVTGGKLGVEKGKIVVRVKYSLLNY; encoded by the exons ATGGGGGAAAATGCGGCAGCTTTGCACACAGCTGTAAATTCGGTGCAGGCATTGGGAAGGGGGTTTGACGTGAACTATGATACGAGATTGCTTTATTGTAAAGGTATTGTAGGGTCAAAAATTGTGGAAATTGATGAAGAGCTTACGAGAAATCTATACATAACCGAAGACTTGGTTGTTCAAAATGTTTCAAGGGATATCAAGAACTCGCAGGAGCCAAGAGGCCGTGATGGCTTTGGTGTTTGCAGTTATACTGAG ATGGTAGAATACTTTAACAAAATGGCTGATCTCTCTGGATATACCCCAATTGGTAGTTTCAATGCTGCATTCAGCTTTACTGGTTCTAAGCATGTGGATGCTGCTGCCACAAAATCTCTTTGCATGGATGGATATTTTATCCCACTGGCTAAAATTCAGCTTGTTAAATCACCCATGGTTTTGAATGAAAATGTTAAAAGAGCAGTCCCAACATCATGGGACCCACCTGCTTTAGCGAG CTTCATCGAAAATTTTGGCACACATGTTATTACGTCCGTAACTATTGGCGGTGAAGATGTGATCTATGTCAAACAGCACCTATCATCACCTCTGTCTATGATGGAAATCAAGAATTATGTTCAAGATATTGGAAACCAAAGGTTTTCAAGCACAGAAGGCCTTGCAAGTTCAGGTCTATTAAATTTCAAGGATAAG GGTACCGATACTTCTCTGTTCAACAGCCAAGGGATTTACCCACAGCCAGCTAGTGCAGCTTATCTCTCCGGTAGCAGTAAAGAG GATGTTACTGTCATATTCAGAAGAAGAGGAGGGGATGATGTGGAGCAAAGCCACACCCAATGGGCAAGAACAGTCCCATCTTCTCCAGATGTCATTGAAATGTCTTTCTTTCCGATAACGGAACTTCTTGATGGAGTTAGAGGAAAGGAACATTTGTCTCGTGCCATCGCTCTCTACCTTGAAT ATAAGCCTCAGATTGAAGAGCTAAGATATTTTCTGGAGTTTCAGGTCCCTCGAGTATGGGCCCCCGTACAGAATCTTTTCCCTGGGCAACCAAGAAAGGAACCTGTTTGCCCATCCTTACAATTTAGCATGATGGGACAAAAGCTATATGTCAGCCAAGAGCAA GTATCAGTCGGCCGGAAACCCGTAACTGGAATGCGATTGTGCCTTGAAGGATCGAAGCAAAACCGGCTTGGTATCCATCTTCAACACCTTGTGTCTCTTCCAAAGATCCTCCTGCCATACTGGGACTCACACATAGCAATAGGTGCTCCAAAATGGCAGGGGCCTGAGGAACAAGACAGCAGATGGTTTGAGCCGGTAAAGTGGAAGAAATTCTCTCATGTGAGCACCGCACCAATTGAGAACCCAGAAACCGTAATCAGTGATCTCACCGGTGTGTTCATTGTCACTGGGGCTCAACTAGGTGTGTGGGATTTTGGGCCAAGAAACGTCTTGCATATGAAGCTTTTGTATTCGAGGCTTCCTGGATGCACGGTAAGGAGATCTTTATGGGATCATGTTCCCAACGATAAGTCGATAAAGCATAGTAGTATGAAAAATCAGGATGAGTCGAGTTCAAGTTCGGGGAAAAACTATGTAGGGAACGAGTTGGCAAAATTTATAGATATGTCTGAAATGAGAAAGGGACCCGAAGATAGCCCGGGTCACTGGTTGGTGACAGGAGGTAAACTTGGTGTAGAGAAAGGGAAAATTGTAGTGAGAGTGAAGTACTCGTTACTTAATTACTGA